One Nilaparvata lugens isolate BPH unplaced genomic scaffold, ASM1435652v1 scaffold7864, whole genome shotgun sequence genomic region harbors:
- the LOC111049126 gene encoding probable calcium-binding protein CML25 (The sequence of the model RefSeq protein was modified relative to this genomic sequence to represent the inferred CDS: added 3 bases not found in genome assembly), which yields MDSEKVKGWTAVFQLFDTNGDGYITETDMDKFFQESEYASSFEESARANIYKLIRENDGKVNLDKFLSVVGSWKITTLKALQDAFPDQTSVSGEDLNRELKLDNNGLKFQPNKYYELE from the exons gaCTCTGAAAAAGTGAAAGGATGGACAG cGGTTTTCCAACTGTTTGACACTAATGGTGATGGATATATAACAGAGACAGATATGGATAAATTCTTTCAAGAGTCTGAGTATGCCAGTAGTTTTGAAG AGAGCGCCAGGGCAAACATTTACAAGTTGATCAGGGAAAACGATGGCAAAGTGAATCTAGACAAGTTCCTTAGCGTCGTGGGAAGCTGGAAAAT TACCACTTTGAAAGCTTTACAAGACGCCTTTCCTGATCAAACAAGTGTTTCGGGAGAAGATTTGAACAGGGAGTTAAAATTGGACAACAATGGCTTAAAATTTCAACCTAACAAATATTACGAACTGGAAG